GGATGGCCTCGCGGAAGGCGGCGGCCGCCTCTTCTCTCTTGCCGAGGTGATGAAGCGCCGTTCCCAGGTTGTTGTGCGCGTCGGCCATCCCAGGCGAGAGCCGGATGGCGCAGCGGTAGGCCTTGATCGCCTCGGAATAACGGCCGAGCGCGGCCAAAACGTTGCCCAGGTTGGAGTGGAAGATGCCTGCCTTGCCCTTGCGCCGGATGGCCTCTGCGATGTGCCGGACCGCGGTTTCGTGCTCGCCCCGCTGATAGGCTAGGACACCCAGCAGATGCAAGGCGTCCGGATGGCCGGGCTCTTCCTCCAGGAGACGCCGGTAGAGCGCCTCGGCGGCGGCCAGATCGCCCGCCTGGTGGCGCGCCAGCGCCTCCTCGAAGAGCCGGACCGACCGTTGCCTGGGGGCAACCTCGGAAACCTTGCGACCGGGGAGAGGCATGGATCGGACCTTGGGTGCCATTGGATTCTCCCGACTCCTCCGCCGAGCGGAATCTTCCAGGGGCAGCGATTTCGATAGACCTCGCCCTCTGGAATCCTTTTCGGCTGAATCCGCCCCGGCCATGAGGCGCACTTCGGCCACGAGGCGGGCAAAAAGCAAGAAATATACCAAACCAAAAAATAAAAACCCTTATATTTCAAATGGTTGTATGGAAAACCTCCGCCCTTGCAAGGAAATTGCTGCCTGGCCTGGCAAAACCTGCCACTGGCAAGGCCGAATCCCTTGTCCGCACCCTCCCTAAGGCGTAGGATGCCGCGGATCCGGCTCCGCCCGCGCGCTCCCCCATTCCAGCCGGTGAGGGGCCTTCTCAATGCGCTCGTTCACCCCCCGGGAATGGAGCATCATCGGCGGCGCCTTCGTCCTCCTGGGCCTCTTCTTCGGCTTCAACTTCATGTTCGGCATCTTCATGAAGCCCCTCATCGCCGAGTTCGGCTGGTCCACCTCGGCCACCTCGGCCGCCTACTCGATCTACATGTTCATGGTCGCCGTCTGCGGGGTGGCGGTGGGCGGCCTGGCGGACCGCTACGGCGCGCGCCCCGTCATCATCGCGGGCATCGTCGTGGCGGGCGGAAGCGTCGCCCTCTCCTACTCCATCCAGAACCTCTGGCAGTTCTACTTCCTGACGGGGGTCATGGCCGGGCTCGGGCGGAGCGCCCTGCAGACCCCGGTCTCGGCCTACCTGCAGCGCGCCTTCACCCGGAACCGCGGGCTCGCGACCGGGCTCGCGGGCTCGGGGAGCGGGATGGGCCTCATCTTCATCGCACCCTTGACGGGCTATTTCATCACGGCCCACGGATGGCGAATGGCCTACCTGCTGCTGGGCCTGCTCTTCATCGCGCTGGCCGTGCCCGCGGCCCTGATGCTCCGGGCCTCGGACGAGCGGAGGGAGGAGGCGCCGGCCCCCGCCAGGGCGCGCGCCGAGGCCGCTCCTCCGTCCGTTCTCCTCCCCGAGGCCTCGCTCGGGGTCCGGGAGATCGTCAAGCGGCGCCCCTTCTGGGCCATCATGGGGAGCCACACCACCGACTGCGTCTGCCATTCGGTCCTGATCCTCCATCTGGTGCCGATCGCCATCGAGGCCGGAATCGACCGGGTCCAGGCGGCGAGCCTGATGGGGGTGATGGGGGTGAGCCAGCTCCTGGGCCGCGTGCTCACAGGGGTGCTCTCGGACCGGGTCGGGCCGAAGCTGGCCCTCCTGGCCGCCCTGCTCTCCCAGACCCTGCCCGTTCCCCTCCTTTGGGCCTCGCCCACCCTCCCCGCCTTCTTCGTGGTCGCCGCGATGGTCGGGCTGGGGCTCGGCGGCCACGGCACGATGTACCAGATCGTGACGCGCGAGTATTACGGGCCCAAGCGGGTGGGGCTGCTCTTCGGCACCTTCACGTCGGGCGCCAGCGTCGGGATGGCGACGGGGGGGTTCGCCGGAGGGCTGCTGCGCGACCTGAGCGGGGACTACAGCCTGGCCATCCTGTTCAGCTTCGCGACGGGCGTCGTCTCCGTTCTTCTGGTGCTCGCCTACCCCGGCCGGAAGGGCCAGGCCGCGCCCTCTCCCGCCCCGGAGGGGGCCGCCCAGCCGGCGGGGTAGCGGTACCCAGGAACGCCCGCATCCCTCGCCAGGGAGGCAGGGAGCGAAGATCCCGCCCCGCGGAGCGGCTCCGTCAGAAACGGGGCCTCTGCTCGTCTTCAGATTCTGCTTTCGCCCATCCGCCGTCTCCTGTATGCGCTTTTTTCGGCTCCAAAAAGAGGCCCGACCCTCCCCCAGCCGCCCTACATTAATAGATGGGGCAGCCGCCCGGTTTTCCTGCCGCCACACAGGAGAACGAAGGATGATTTCAAGGGGCAGCCGCGACACATTCCGCCTGACCGGGCTCGCCGCCGCCATTCTCGCGCTTTCGCTGGCGGGTTGCGCCGGGGGCAATCTCGCGGCCCGCGATTCCCAGCTGAAGCAGGGCGGGGAGATATTGGCGTCGCTTGAAACCAAGAGCGCGAGCGGCGAGCGGGAGGAGGGGGATCCGGCCGGATTCCCGGTCAAGATCGTCTTCGCCACCCCGGAGGGGGTCTATGTCGACAACGTGAAGGTGAGCTTTCAGAAGGACGGTGAGACGCGGGAGATATTCTCGGAAGGGCCTTGGCTGTACGTGAAGGGCGGCCCCGGCTGGTACCACGTCCAGGCCCAGGGGCCGGACGGCAAGGCGGCCGGCGCCAGCTTCAGCATTTCCGAGGGCGGCGAGAGGAAGGATGCGGCGCCCCAGGTTGTGATCCTGAGCCTCGCGGAAGGCGGGGCGGGCCGTGGAGGCCCCTCCGGCGAGGCCTCGCCGGACCAGCCGGGACAGACGGGCCAGAATCCGCCCCCGCAGAGCCAGCCGGAGGAGAACCGGCCCGGGCAGAATCAATCCCAACAGAACCAGCCGGAGCAAGGTCAGCCGGGCAAGTGAAGGCCATCCGGCCAGATGGAAAAGCGGCCTTCCGGGCATCCGGAGGGCCGCTTTTTCGTCCCGTGAAACTTGGGCTCAGTCGATCCTCTCCCGAATGTGCTCGAATCCCTCGCGCATGGGGCCGATGTAGTAGCCCAGGTCGTGGAGCAGGATGTCCTTGAGCCCGGCCAGCTCGCCCCGGCCGATCTCATCCCTCATCCTCTGGATGATGGCGCTCAGGTCGCGCGCCACGGCGGCCAGCGGGCGTCCTTCCATCTCCACGGCCGATGGATCGGCTCCGGCGAAGCGCAGCATGTCGCGCAAGGACTGGAGGGCGAAGCTCCAGCCCTCGGCGCAGTCCCGGATTCCCTCCAGCACCTTGCCGCGCTCTCCGGCCTCGGCCGCCCGGGCCGCTTCCTCTCCCCGCGCCGCCAGGCGATCGAGGAAGTCCATCATATCCGCGCAGGTGCGCCGGGCCAGCGCCCGGGGCTCCGCCGAGAGGAACTCCAGCGTCCCGAACTCATCCAGCGGGCGCACCTGCCAGCGCTCGGCCTCGTCGCGCGTCACCCCGGCCTCGCCGTGCAGGGCGCCCAGCAGGACGCGCCCCGCCTCGCGCAGGCGGGCCGCGACCCAGCCCTCGAGCTCGCCATAGGTCGCGACCCCGCCGGGAGCCTCGTGCCACTCCTCGTCGAGCTTGAACCGGAACCGATCGGCCACCCGCGCCATGCCCGCCTCCTATGCGGCGCCCTGCGAGATTTCGCGCCACGCCGCGCCCAGCGACTCCATGATGCCGGCCGCCTCGGGCAGCGCTTCGGGATCGCGCTCCCGCAGGGATTTGCTGATCAATCCAAGGACGTACTGGTAGATGCCCGAGAGATTCCGGGCCAGCTCGGGCGAGGCGTGCGGTTTCAGCACCCCCGCCAGCTCCGTGATGATGCCCATCGCCTTCAGCAGGTGCTCGGCCGCCTCGTGGAACGTGTCCTCTCCCTGGAGGAGGGCCTCGCCCTTGCGGATGTGCTTCACGGCTCCCTCGTACAGGAGCACCACGAGCTGGACCGGAGAGGCGGTCTTCACCCCGACGTCCCGGTAGGCGGCGTAGGAATTCCTGGCATTCACCCGGATTGTCTCCTCATCCTGTTA
The DNA window shown above is from Candidatus Tectomicrobia bacterium and carries:
- a CDS encoding MFS transporter — encoded protein: MRSFTPREWSIIGGAFVLLGLFFGFNFMFGIFMKPLIAEFGWSTSATSAAYSIYMFMVAVCGVAVGGLADRYGARPVIIAGIVVAGGSVALSYSIQNLWQFYFLTGVMAGLGRSALQTPVSAYLQRAFTRNRGLATGLAGSGSGMGLIFIAPLTGYFITAHGWRMAYLLLGLLFIALAVPAALMLRASDERREEAPAPARARAEAAPPSVLLPEASLGVREIVKRRPFWAIMGSHTTDCVCHSVLILHLVPIAIEAGIDRVQAASLMGVMGVSQLLGRVLTGVLSDRVGPKLALLAALLSQTLPVPLLWASPTLPAFFVVAAMVGLGLGGHGTMYQIVTREYYGPKRVGLLFGTFTSGASVGMATGGFAGGLLRDLSGDYSLAILFSFATGVVSVLLVLAYPGRKGQAAPSPAPEGAAQPAG
- the fliS gene encoding flagellar export chaperone FliS, which translates into the protein MNARNSYAAYRDVGVKTASPVQLVVLLYEGAVKHIRKGEALLQGEDTFHEAAEHLLKAMGIITELAGVLKPHASPELARNLSGIYQYVLGLISKSLRERDPEALPEAAGIMESLGAAWREISQGAA